In one Brooklawnia cerclae genomic region, the following are encoded:
- a CDS encoding D-hexose-6-phosphate mutarotase, whose protein sequence is MTEEALPEGIVPIEGPLPGFRVETAAATGVVYLNGAHVAEWTPAGHKPVLWMSGSSDYQPGRAVRGGVPLVFPWFGGGPEGDRVPAHGFARLATWHLISAAVSPKGTATLRFGLDGPQVTDAVADSFTHDYGLEMHVSLGETLLQQLVVVAGDEELAFEEGLHTYFAVGDVRHTHVEGLEGEAYFDKVTGSCATQEGLVTITAETDRIYESASNTRIVDEAWGRTIQIEKVGSAQTVVWNPWVDKSRTMTDFGDDEWPGMLCVETVNSREQSITLAPGQRHLMSQTISIL, encoded by the coding sequence ATGACGGAAGAAGCACTGCCTGAGGGCATAGTGCCGATTGAGGGCCCGCTGCCGGGTTTCAGGGTCGAAACCGCTGCGGCGACCGGCGTTGTCTACCTCAATGGGGCGCATGTCGCGGAATGGACTCCCGCCGGCCACAAGCCCGTCTTGTGGATGAGCGGCTCATCGGACTATCAGCCGGGACGAGCCGTTCGCGGTGGCGTGCCCCTCGTGTTCCCGTGGTTCGGCGGGGGCCCGGAAGGAGACCGGGTTCCCGCCCACGGGTTCGCCCGCCTGGCCACCTGGCATCTGATCAGCGCGGCGGTCAGCCCGAAGGGCACCGCCACCCTGAGGTTCGGGCTCGACGGGCCACAGGTCACCGACGCGGTGGCCGACTCGTTCACCCACGACTACGGGCTGGAGATGCACGTGTCGCTGGGCGAGACGCTGCTGCAGCAGCTCGTGGTGGTCGCCGGCGACGAGGAGCTGGCCTTCGAGGAGGGCCTGCACACCTACTTCGCCGTCGGTGACGTGCGTCACACGCATGTGGAGGGTCTCGAGGGGGAGGCGTACTTCGACAAGGTCACCGGCTCCTGCGCCACGCAGGAGGGGCTGGTGACGATCACGGCCGAGACCGACCGCATCTACGAGTCGGCCTCCAACACCCGGATCGTGGACGAGGCCTGGGGCCGCACCATCCAGATCGAGAAGGTCGGATCGGCACAGACCGTGGTCTGGAACCCGTGGGTGGACAAGTCCCGGACGATGACCGACTTCGGCGACGACGAGTGGCCCGGCATGCTGTGCGTCGAGACGGTCAACTCCCGTGAGCAGTCGATCACACTGGCCCCGGGGCAGCGTCACCTCATGAGCCAGACGATCAGCATTCTGTGA
- a CDS encoding IlvD/Edd family dehydratase, giving the protein MPARRTAAWYEGTSRDTYIHTAWMRRGLPDDAFTGKPMIAICNTASEISPCNAHLTQVSAAVKQGIWAAGGVPLDMPVISLGETQMRPTAMLFRNLAAMAAEELIRANPIDGVVLLGGCDKTVPSLIMGAASVNLPAIMLNGGPMLTGTFRGHPLGCGTDVWRWSEEARAGKVTNEEFAASQQAMIRSAGHCNTMGTASTMGIMAEALGMTLPGSAGVPAPDARLLKFAHATGQRIVEMVEEDLKPSDILKREAFLNAIVALATVGGSTNAVPHLLAIAGRVGADLKLTDFDEHGSHLPLLANLQPAGTYLMEDLFRAGGLLAALNQVRDLLSDEAITVSGKPLSAHLDGAEIFDTDVIHTRDNPVQKEAGIAVLHGNLAPTGAIIKPAAASPELLQHRGRAVVFENIEDLHARIDDPDLDIDETCIIVLRGAGPKGYPGMPEVSNTPLPTKLLEKGVRDMVRVCDGRMSGTAYGTVVLHVSPEAAAGGPLGKVRNGDYIVLDVPGRRLYVDMPDDDLNAREVLPETEATFARPARGYERLYIDHVTQADTGADLDFLVGSSGSAVGRESH; this is encoded by the coding sequence ATGCCCGCACGACGCACAGCGGCCTGGTACGAAGGAACGAGCCGGGACACCTACATCCACACCGCATGGATGCGGCGGGGACTGCCGGACGACGCCTTCACCGGCAAGCCCATGATCGCGATCTGTAACACCGCCTCCGAGATATCCCCCTGCAACGCACACCTCACCCAGGTGAGCGCCGCGGTGAAGCAGGGCATCTGGGCGGCCGGCGGCGTCCCGCTCGACATGCCGGTCATCTCGCTCGGCGAGACCCAGATGCGTCCGACCGCGATGCTCTTCCGCAACCTGGCGGCGATGGCGGCCGAGGAGCTCATCCGGGCCAACCCGATCGACGGCGTCGTCCTGCTGGGTGGCTGCGACAAGACCGTCCCCTCGCTGATCATGGGCGCGGCCAGTGTCAACCTGCCCGCGATCATGCTCAACGGCGGCCCGATGCTCACCGGCACCTTCCGTGGACACCCGCTCGGCTGCGGCACCGATGTGTGGCGCTGGTCGGAGGAGGCGCGCGCGGGCAAGGTGACCAACGAGGAGTTCGCGGCGTCCCAGCAGGCGATGATCCGCTCGGCGGGCCACTGCAACACCATGGGCACCGCGTCCACCATGGGCATCATGGCCGAGGCACTGGGCATGACGCTGCCCGGCAGCGCCGGCGTCCCCGCACCCGACGCCCGGCTGCTCAAGTTCGCGCACGCCACCGGCCAGCGCATCGTCGAGATGGTGGAGGAGGACCTGAAGCCCTCCGACATCCTCAAGCGCGAGGCCTTCCTCAACGCGATCGTGGCGCTGGCGACCGTCGGCGGCTCCACCAACGCCGTGCCCCACCTGCTCGCCATCGCCGGGCGCGTCGGTGCCGACCTGAAGCTCACCGACTTCGACGAGCACGGTTCGCACCTGCCCCTGCTCGCCAACCTGCAGCCCGCGGGCACCTACCTCATGGAGGACCTCTTCCGGGCGGGCGGCCTGCTCGCCGCACTCAACCAGGTGCGCGACCTGCTGTCGGACGAGGCCATCACCGTCAGCGGCAAGCCCCTGTCGGCCCACCTCGACGGCGCCGAGATCTTCGACACCGACGTCATCCACACTCGCGACAACCCCGTCCAGAAGGAGGCGGGCATCGCCGTGCTGCACGGCAACCTGGCCCCGACCGGCGCGATCATCAAGCCCGCGGCCGCGTCCCCCGAGCTCCTGCAGCACCGCGGACGCGCCGTCGTCTTCGAGAACATCGAGGACCTGCACGCCCGCATCGACGACCCCGACCTCGACATCGACGAGACCTGCATCATCGTCCTGCGCGGCGCCGGCCCCAAGGGCTACCCGGGCATGCCCGAGGTGTCGAACACACCTCTGCCCACCAAGCTGCTCGAAAAGGGCGTGCGCGACATGGTCCGCGTGTGCGACGGCCGTATGTCGGGCACCGCGTACGGCACGGTCGTGCTGCACGTGTCTCCCGAGGCCGCTGCCGGTGGTCCGCTCGGCAAGGTGCGCAACGGCGACTACATCGTCCTCGACGTGCCCGGACGCCGTCTCTACGTCGACATGCCCGACGACGACCTCAACGCCCGCGAGGTGCTTCCCGAGACCGAGGCGACCTTCGCCCGGCCCGCACGCGGCTACGAGCGGCTCTACATCGACCACGTGACCCAGGCCGACACCGGGGCCGATCTCGACTTCCTCGTGGGGTCGTCCGGCTCGGCCGTCGGGCGGGAATCGCACTGA
- a CDS encoding CoA-transferase, with protein sequence MRRPPVLTAVEAAALIPDGATISVSASSAIGCPDAVLAGIRQRFDAEAHPAGITSLHCINAGDMSDGIQGSNHLATPGLLKRIVGGSYPAGPSKMAKPPVREMLESGQIEAYMIPSGLMYQMQRAAAARQPGVLSDVGIGTFLDPRVEGGKMNDVSPDLVRIMEVDGREWLFLPAIPVDVAIIRATTADPYGNLTFEHEAAVLGTLDTAYAAHNNGGVVIAQVERMSEEHRPARIVHVPGALVDAIVVAPDQKQVAGITYDPALSGEQAMSLDEIDHVEFGIQKVIARRAAMELSRDDIANLGFGISANVPRILLEEGHGDAVTWVIEQGAVGGFPVTGKPFGAAYNPDAIVPSPDQFTLLQGGGIDIALLSFMEVSSSGDVNVSLMPSATHVTAGVGGFADITAHAAHLVFSGQFTAGRKDLVIGDGRIEIRSDGDIPKFVPEVAQITWSGRVGAERGQKVVYVTERAVLELREGSLVVVEIAPGVDLQRDVLDRSAIPLAVADDLKLMDARIFRDEPMGLEL encoded by the coding sequence GTGCGTCGTCCGCCAGTCCTGACCGCCGTCGAAGCGGCCGCCCTCATCCCAGACGGGGCCACCATCTCGGTCTCCGCATCGTCCGCCATCGGATGCCCGGACGCCGTGCTCGCCGGCATCCGGCAGCGCTTCGACGCCGAGGCCCATCCGGCCGGGATCACGTCGCTGCACTGCATCAACGCGGGCGACATGTCCGACGGCATCCAGGGATCGAATCACCTGGCCACTCCCGGATTGCTGAAGCGCATCGTCGGCGGCTCCTACCCGGCCGGCCCGTCGAAGATGGCCAAGCCCCCCGTGCGCGAGATGCTGGAGTCCGGCCAGATCGAGGCCTACATGATCCCCTCGGGCCTCATGTACCAGATGCAGCGGGCGGCCGCAGCCAGGCAACCGGGCGTCCTGAGCGACGTCGGCATCGGCACGTTCCTCGACCCCCGCGTCGAGGGCGGCAAGATGAACGACGTCAGCCCCGACCTCGTCCGCATCATGGAGGTCGACGGACGCGAGTGGCTGTTCCTGCCCGCGATCCCGGTCGACGTCGCGATCATCCGCGCGACCACCGCCGACCCGTACGGCAACCTGACCTTCGAGCACGAGGCCGCCGTCCTCGGCACCCTCGACACCGCCTACGCCGCGCACAACAACGGCGGGGTCGTCATCGCCCAGGTCGAGCGCATGAGCGAGGAGCACCGCCCGGCGCGCATCGTGCACGTTCCCGGCGCGCTCGTGGACGCGATCGTGGTGGCCCCCGACCAGAAGCAGGTGGCGGGCATCACCTACGACCCGGCCCTGTCGGGCGAGCAGGCCATGTCGCTCGACGAGATCGACCACGTCGAGTTCGGCATCCAGAAGGTGATCGCCCGGCGCGCCGCGATGGAGCTGTCGCGGGACGACATCGCCAACCTGGGGTTCGGGATCTCCGCCAACGTGCCCCGCATCCTCCTGGAGGAGGGACACGGCGACGCGGTCACCTGGGTGATCGAGCAGGGTGCCGTCGGCGGTTTCCCCGTCACCGGCAAGCCGTTCGGTGCCGCGTACAACCCGGACGCCATCGTCCCCTCCCCCGACCAGTTCACCTTGTTGCAGGGCGGCGGCATCGACATCGCGCTGCTGAGCTTCATGGAGGTCAGCTCGTCGGGCGACGTCAACGTCTCGCTCATGCCGTCGGCCACTCACGTGACCGCGGGCGTGGGCGGCTTCGCCGACATCACGGCACATGCGGCGCACCTGGTGTTCAGCGGGCAGTTCACGGCCGGTAGGAAAGACCTCGTGATCGGCGACGGCCGCATCGAGATCCGCAGCGACGGCGACATCCCGAAGTTCGTGCCCGAGGTGGCCCAGATCACCTGGTCGGGACGCGTCGGTGCCGAGCGGGGCCAGAAGGTGGTCTACGTCACCGAGCGCGCCGTCCTGGAACTGCGCGAGGGCAGCCTGGTCGTCGTCGAGATCGCTCCCGGGGTCGACCTGCAGCGTGACGTGCTCGACCGGTCCGCGATCCCGCTCGCAGTGGCCGACGATCTCAAGCTCATGGACGCCCGGATCTTCCGTGACGAGCCCATGGGCCTGGAGCTGTAG
- a CDS encoding glycosyltransferase, which translates to MISPDVPAPSAPLRIVMVSLHTSPTASPGSADAGGMNVVELNSAVALGAAGHRVDLLTRKDETHLPEVVELAPGVRMFNLDAGPAVSVAKSRQEALIEPFRDAMSRWWDAHGAGADVVHSHHWFSGVAAIPVARRVGVPHVQSYHSVAAPEGAGLDDGEAPESPGRRHGERLAATQSDHIVAVSQYEARTIIQRYEPAADRLSVVRPGVDLRQFRPLRPGETNWAWRGNYVLFAARLQPLKAPDLALRTLAALPRGDRPRLVVAGQTSVDFSWYARELRELAADLGITDEVLYIGSQDRDQLATMMRGASLLLNPSHSETFGLVNLEASASGVPVVASRAGGMPESVVDGVTGVLMDSRDPANWARAVHAFTSDTGHRISTGRAGRAFAETRGWPVVAGELTDVYRKVLGR; encoded by the coding sequence GTGATCAGCCCGGACGTCCCGGCGCCAAGCGCGCCGTTGCGCATCGTCATGGTGTCGCTGCACACCTCCCCGACAGCCTCGCCCGGCTCGGCCGACGCCGGGGGGATGAACGTCGTCGAGCTCAACTCCGCCGTGGCACTGGGGGCGGCCGGCCATCGCGTCGACCTGCTGACCCGCAAGGACGAGACCCACCTGCCCGAGGTCGTGGAGCTCGCGCCCGGCGTGCGCATGTTCAACCTGGACGCGGGCCCGGCCGTCTCCGTGGCCAAGAGCCGGCAGGAGGCGTTGATCGAGCCGTTCCGCGACGCGATGTCGCGCTGGTGGGACGCCCACGGCGCCGGAGCCGACGTCGTCCACTCGCATCACTGGTTCTCGGGGGTCGCGGCGATCCCCGTGGCGCGGCGGGTCGGCGTCCCGCACGTGCAGAGCTATCACTCGGTCGCCGCTCCGGAGGGCGCCGGGCTGGACGACGGGGAGGCACCCGAATCGCCCGGCAGGCGTCACGGGGAGCGGCTGGCCGCCACGCAGTCGGATCACATCGTCGCGGTGAGCCAGTACGAGGCGCGGACGATCATCCAGCGCTACGAACCCGCCGCCGACCGGCTCAGCGTCGTGCGTCCCGGCGTCGACCTCCGGCAGTTCCGGCCGTTGCGCCCGGGCGAGACCAACTGGGCGTGGCGCGGCAACTACGTGCTGTTCGCCGCCCGGCTGCAGCCCCTCAAGGCACCCGATCTGGCTTTGCGGACGCTGGCGGCGCTTCCGCGGGGTGATCGCCCGCGCCTGGTGGTGGCGGGCCAGACGTCGGTGGACTTCTCCTGGTACGCACGCGAGCTCCGGGAACTGGCTGCAGACCTCGGCATCACCGACGAGGTCCTCTACATCGGCTCGCAGGACCGCGACCAGCTCGCGACGATGATGCGGGGAGCCAGCCTGCTGCTGAACCCCAGCCACTCCGAGACGTTCGGGCTGGTCAACCTGGAGGCCTCCGCCAGCGGAGTGCCCGTCGTGGCCAGCCGCGCGGGTGGCATGCCGGAGTCTGTGGTCGACGGGGTGACAGGTGTGCTCATGGACTCGCGGGACCCGGCGAACTGGGCGCGGGCGGTGCACGCGTTCACCAGCGACACCGGCCACCGCATCTCCACCGGGCGAGCGGGGCGCGCTTTCGCCGAGACCCGGGGCTGGCCCGTCGTCGCGGGCGAACTCACCGACGTCTACCGAAAGGTGCTGGGACGATGA
- a CDS encoding PIG-L family deacetylase has protein sequence MTDLLDLLSAGRGGTVWPLFVHAHPDDETLQSGLLIAWLAARQVACDVVTCTRGEQGEVVDGVLPPTITPDDLVRVRMRELTGALDKLGVAGRFMLGTPPARAGGLEARHYHDSGMRWVAPGLAGPADVDDPLAFTAAPLEEAVDDLLALIAETQPSVLVGYDRHGSYGHPDHRRAHEVAVAAARSSGVPMIEVASAEDAEGFEWFDLSAQLPVVIDALRCHATQLTVVDGDHIVHVGGQRQELPRKVGLRPLGDEN, from the coding sequence ATGACCGATCTGCTCGACCTGCTCTCCGCGGGCCGGGGAGGCACCGTGTGGCCGCTGTTCGTGCACGCGCATCCGGACGACGAGACCCTGCAGTCCGGCCTGCTCATCGCGTGGCTCGCCGCCCGCCAGGTGGCCTGCGACGTGGTGACCTGCACGCGCGGCGAGCAGGGCGAGGTGGTCGACGGTGTGCTGCCACCCACGATCACGCCCGACGACCTCGTGCGCGTGCGGATGCGCGAGCTCACCGGCGCCCTCGACAAGCTCGGGGTGGCCGGGCGGTTCATGCTCGGCACACCGCCGGCGCGAGCCGGGGGCCTGGAGGCCAGGCACTACCACGACTCGGGCATGCGCTGGGTCGCCCCCGGGCTGGCTGGGCCGGCCGATGTCGACGACCCGCTCGCGTTCACGGCCGCGCCCCTCGAGGAGGCGGTGGACGACCTGCTCGCCCTGATCGCCGAGACGCAGCCGTCGGTGCTCGTCGGCTACGACCGGCACGGCAGCTACGGGCATCCCGACCATCGGCGTGCGCATGAGGTGGCGGTGGCCGCGGCGCGTTCCTCCGGGGTGCCGATGATCGAGGTGGCGTCCGCCGAGGATGCCGAGGGCTTCGAGTGGTTCGACCTGTCCGCGCAGTTGCCCGTGGTGATCGACGCCCTGCGCTGTCACGCCACCCAGCTCACCGTTGTGGACGGGGATCACATCGTCCACGTGGGCGGGCAGCGCCAGGAACTGCCCCGGAAGGTGGGGTTGCGGCCGCTGGGGGACGAAAACTGA
- a CDS encoding SDR family NAD(P)-dependent oxidoreductase, which yields MALTAHSTVGQWLDHPIGGPILTELLARGGATPDALGPARGLPLAQLVAISGGQFPAEALDAMLAAYHEAAPEEAAEARESQEAAGWVEVITPGRFTGQTVIVTGAASGIGRAVASRVAREGGRVIAADISSDKLDEFVNGIRGALPTGAEIVAVAGDIADEDDIARIVAAAQGRIDALANVAGIMDDMSAIHEVTDQMWSRVLRVNLEGTMRLTRAVVPIMLKASQGRIVNVASEAGLRGSAAGVAYTASKHAVIGLTKSTAVMYSRSGIRANAVAPGGVATGIHVPGQAQLGAPVLGTYQHNIPTLAMAEELAASITFLLSRDSVNINGAIVASDGGWSAV from the coding sequence ATGGCACTGACCGCCCATTCCACCGTCGGCCAATGGCTCGATCATCCGATCGGCGGACCCATTCTCACCGAGCTGCTCGCGCGGGGCGGCGCCACCCCGGACGCCCTCGGCCCGGCACGCGGCCTACCGCTGGCGCAACTGGTCGCGATCTCGGGCGGGCAGTTCCCCGCCGAGGCGCTGGACGCCATGTTGGCCGCCTACCACGAAGCAGCACCGGAAGAAGCTGCCGAAGCCAGGGAGTCTCAGGAGGCCGCCGGCTGGGTCGAGGTGATCACCCCGGGCCGCTTCACCGGCCAAACGGTCATCGTCACCGGCGCCGCGTCCGGCATAGGGCGTGCCGTCGCTTCGCGAGTGGCACGCGAGGGTGGTCGCGTCATCGCGGCCGACATCTCCAGCGACAAGCTCGACGAGTTCGTCAACGGGATCCGCGGCGCGCTCCCGACCGGAGCCGAGATCGTGGCCGTCGCCGGCGACATCGCCGACGAGGACGACATCGCCCGGATCGTGGCCGCAGCACAGGGGCGGATAGACGCGCTGGCGAACGTCGCCGGCATCATGGACGACATGTCGGCGATCCACGAGGTCACCGACCAGATGTGGTCCCGCGTCCTGCGCGTCAACCTCGAAGGCACCATGCGGTTGACCCGCGCGGTCGTCCCGATCATGCTGAAGGCCTCCCAGGGCCGCATCGTCAACGTCGCCTCGGAGGCCGGCCTGCGCGGCTCAGCCGCGGGCGTGGCCTACACCGCGTCCAAGCATGCGGTCATCGGCCTGACGAAGTCGACAGCCGTGATGTATTCCAGGAGTGGCATCCGTGCCAACGCCGTCGCGCCCGGCGGCGTCGCGACCGGCATCCACGTGCCCGGCCAGGCCCAACTCGGCGCGCCCGTGCTCGGCACCTATCAGCACAACATCCCGACGCTGGCCATGGCCGAAGAACTCGCCGCATCCATCACGTTCCTGCTCTCCCGCGACTCGGTCAACATCAACGGCGCGATCGTCGCGTCCGACGGCGGATGGTCCGCAGTCTGA
- a CDS encoding ribose-phosphate diphosphokinase, whose protein sequence is MKDIVVFSGSAHQQMAEEICEHIGTQLAGTRISRFSNDCLQVQLLVNVRQRDVYIIQPLVPPTQEHLMELLLMIDAARGASAAQITAVIPHYSYARSDKKDASRISLGGRLVADLLVTAGVSRILTMQLHSPQVQGFFSCPVDQLTALGVLADHFRDADLSNTVVVSPDLGNAKNATQFSRLLGLPVAAGSKRRLADDKVVIDAIVGDVEGMRAIVLDDEIATGGSILELTQRLRDYGCLSASVACTHGLFAGRAVERLRADHFITEVVATNTVPPPEWPELTTLSVAPLFAEAIDRIHRGRSVSKMFKGVDPAYAPPEAPAGLF, encoded by the coding sequence GTGAAGGACATCGTCGTGTTCTCGGGCTCCGCCCATCAGCAGATGGCCGAAGAAATCTGTGAGCACATCGGTACACAACTCGCTGGGACGCGGATCAGCCGTTTCAGCAACGACTGCCTCCAGGTGCAGCTTCTCGTCAATGTGCGCCAGCGCGACGTCTACATCATCCAACCGCTCGTCCCCCCGACCCAGGAGCACCTGATGGAGCTCCTGCTCATGATCGACGCGGCACGCGGGGCATCGGCGGCCCAGATCACGGCGGTGATCCCGCACTACTCGTACGCCCGCTCCGACAAGAAGGACGCGTCGCGCATCTCGCTGGGAGGGCGGTTGGTGGCCGACCTGCTGGTGACCGCCGGGGTGTCGCGCATCCTCACCATGCAGTTGCACTCCCCGCAGGTGCAGGGCTTCTTCAGCTGCCCGGTCGACCAGCTCACCGCGCTCGGCGTGCTCGCCGACCACTTCCGCGACGCCGACCTGTCGAACACGGTGGTCGTCAGCCCCGACCTGGGCAACGCGAAGAACGCCACACAGTTCTCCCGGCTGCTGGGCCTGCCGGTGGCCGCGGGCAGCAAGCGCCGGCTGGCCGACGACAAGGTGGTCATCGACGCCATCGTGGGTGACGTCGAGGGCATGCGGGCGATCGTCCTGGACGACGAGATCGCCACTGGTGGGTCGATCCTCGAACTGACCCAAAGGCTCAGGGACTACGGCTGCCTGTCGGCGTCCGTTGCCTGTACGCACGGCCTGTTTGCCGGCCGCGCGGTCGAGCGCCTGCGAGCGGACCACTTCATCACCGAGGTCGTCGCGACGAACACCGTGCCGCCGCCCGAGTGGCCGGAGCTGACCACCCTCAGCGTGGCACCGCTGTTCGCCGAGGCCATCGACCGCATCCACCGGGGACGCTCGGTCAGCAAGATGTTCAAGGGAGTCGACCCCGCCTACGCGCCACCGGAGGCACCTGCCGGCCTGTTCTGA
- a CDS encoding long-chain-fatty-acid--CoA ligase has protein sequence MDEQQHGADLPPWRRTLEDGAPYWTKNYQPGVPTEIELPTESLVSLLETAVREGGSHVATEFFGAEMTYRELGEAVARAAEGLRQLGVHAGDRVALVLPNCPQHLIAFYAVLRLGAIVVEHNPLYTAPELEHMFTDHGARVAIAMDTTIDKLTQMPTYVRPTAIVSVNLLKAFPRVKQVLLGLPVASLRAKRAALTSGTKGTTSWERLLKHRPISRRHPKPSVDDIAAIQYTSGTTGRAKGAMLSHFNLYSNARQGEAWMLGAQPRKETSYAALPMFHSFGVTMHLTFGVLKQARQVLFPKPDVEMIVAEAKRRPPSIYCVVPALYQRTAELAKKRHISLASARWCISGAMALVEDTRELWESVSGGLLVEGYGLTEASPVALGNPFFPSRRSGTIGMPFPSTLMKVVDVDDPTREVGMNEPGELLIKGPQVFQGYWRNPEETARTLIDGWLRTGDVVTVDEDGFTTIVDRKKEIIITGGFNVSPTEVETELLHHDDIADVAVVGMPTGKGDERVVAAVVLHPGASLNNDAMRAWAKQRLAAYKVPRRFVEVDDLPRSMLGKVLRGQVKAQLVALAPEGGWDGPAHQADAHQER, from the coding sequence ATGGACGAACAGCAGCACGGCGCCGACCTTCCTCCCTGGCGGCGGACATTGGAAGACGGAGCGCCGTACTGGACGAAGAACTACCAGCCGGGCGTCCCGACTGAGATCGAGCTCCCCACGGAGTCCCTCGTCTCCCTCCTGGAGACCGCCGTTCGCGAGGGCGGCAGCCATGTGGCGACCGAGTTCTTCGGTGCCGAGATGACCTATCGGGAGCTCGGGGAAGCGGTGGCCCGCGCGGCCGAGGGGCTGCGCCAGCTGGGGGTGCACGCCGGTGACCGAGTGGCGCTCGTGCTGCCCAACTGCCCCCAGCACCTGATCGCGTTCTACGCCGTGCTGCGGCTGGGTGCGATCGTCGTCGAGCACAACCCGCTGTACACCGCTCCGGAACTCGAGCACATGTTCACCGACCACGGAGCACGGGTCGCGATCGCGATGGACACGACGATCGACAAGCTCACCCAGATGCCCACCTACGTTCGTCCGACCGCGATCGTGTCGGTGAACCTGCTGAAGGCGTTTCCCCGGGTGAAGCAGGTGCTGTTGGGCCTTCCGGTCGCCTCGCTGCGGGCGAAGCGGGCGGCCCTGACGAGCGGGACGAAGGGCACCACCAGCTGGGAGCGGCTCCTCAAGCACCGGCCGATCAGCCGTCGTCACCCCAAGCCGTCGGTGGACGACATCGCGGCCATCCAGTACACGTCGGGCACCACCGGCCGGGCCAAGGGCGCCATGCTCAGCCACTTCAACCTCTACTCCAACGCGCGGCAGGGCGAGGCCTGGATGCTCGGGGCGCAGCCCCGCAAGGAGACCAGCTACGCGGCCCTGCCGATGTTCCATTCGTTCGGGGTGACGATGCACCTGACGTTCGGCGTGCTCAAGCAGGCCCGGCAGGTGCTGTTCCCCAAGCCGGACGTCGAGATGATCGTCGCCGAGGCCAAGCGGCGTCCGCCGAGCATCTACTGCGTCGTCCCGGCGCTCTACCAGCGCACCGCGGAGCTGGCCAAGAAACGCCACATCAGCCTCGCGTCCGCTCGCTGGTGCATCTCGGGGGCGATGGCCCTGGTCGAGGACACCCGCGAGCTGTGGGAGTCGGTCTCCGGTGGCCTGCTCGTCGAGGGCTACGGCCTGACGGAGGCCTCGCCGGTGGCGCTCGGCAACCCGTTCTTCCCCTCGCGGCGTTCGGGGACGATCGGCATGCCCTTCCCATCCACGCTCATGAAGGTCGTCGACGTGGACGACCCGACCCGTGAGGTGGGCATGAACGAGCCCGGTGAGCTGCTCATCAAGGGGCCGCAGGTGTTCCAGGGCTACTGGCGCAACCCGGAGGAGACCGCTCGCACGCTGATCGACGGCTGGCTGCGCACCGGTGACGTGGTCACCGTCGACGAGGACGGGTTCACCACGATCGTCGACCGCAAGAAGGAGATCATCATCACCGGCGGGTTCAACGTGAGCCCGACCGAGGTGGAGACCGAGCTGTTGCACCACGACGACATCGCCGACGTGGCCGTCGTGGGCATGCCCACGGGCAAGGGGGACGAACGCGTGGTCGCGGCCGTGGTGCTGCACCCGGGTGCGAGTCTCAACAACGATGCCATGCGCGCGTGGGCGAAGCAGCGCCTGGCCGCCTACAAGGTGCCACGCCGTTTCGTCGAGGTGGACGATCTGCCCCGCTCGATGCTGGGCAAGGTGCTGCGCGGGCAGGTCAAGGCCCAGCTGGTCGCGCTGGCCCCCGAGGGAGGCTGGGACGGGCCCGCTCATCAGGCGGACGCCCACCAGGAGCGATGA